The following coding sequences lie in one Bacteroidales bacterium genomic window:
- a CDS encoding neutral zinc metallopeptidase has protein sequence MRWQGRRQSTNVEDRRGGVSGGKIALGGGLGTIIIVIIVLLLGGNPSGLLDNLQTGTATEGDYQPTAHEEELAQFVAVVLAETENVWDSIFRAGGMVYRQPKLVLFSSAVQSACGFSSAATGPFYCPADEKVYIDLNFLEEMQARLNAPGDFAIAYIISHEVGHHVQKQLGILEQVQAYQGQVGQTEYNQLTVRLELQADFLAGVWAHHAQRMANIIEEGDLDEAFNAASSVGDDRIQKQTQGYIVPDSFTHGTSAQRVNWFTRGWRTGDINQGDTFNSQNI, from the coding sequence ATGCGCTGGCAAGGAAGACGTCAAAGCACCAATGTGGAAGACCGCCGCGGTGGTGTGAGCGGCGGCAAAATAGCCCTGGGAGGCGGCCTGGGAACCATCATCATTGTCATCATTGTCCTGCTGCTGGGTGGCAATCCGTCGGGTTTACTGGATAACCTTCAGACCGGAACGGCAACAGAAGGCGACTACCAGCCCACGGCCCATGAAGAAGAACTGGCACAGTTCGTCGCTGTGGTCCTGGCGGAAACAGAAAATGTCTGGGACAGCATTTTCAGGGCAGGGGGAATGGTTTACCGGCAGCCCAAACTGGTTCTGTTCAGCTCGGCAGTGCAATCGGCCTGTGGTTTTTCCAGTGCGGCAACCGGACCCTTTTACTGTCCGGCCGATGAAAAAGTGTACATTGACCTGAACTTCCTGGAAGAAATGCAGGCACGGCTAAACGCACCAGGTGATTTTGCCATTGCCTACATCATTTCACATGAAGTCGGGCATCATGTTCAAAAACAGCTGGGAATCCTCGAACAGGTCCAGGCTTACCAGGGGCAGGTGGGTCAGACGGAATATAACCAGCTGACCGTGCGGCTGGAATTGCAAGCCGATTTTCTGGCGGGAGTGTGGGCGCACCATGCACAGCGCATGGCCAACATCATCGAAGAGGGAGACCTGGATGAAGCGTTTAACGCTGCCAGCTCGGTGGGTGACGACCGGATCCAGAAACAAACCCAGGGATATATTGTTCCCGACTCCTTTACACACGGCACATCAGCCCAGCGGGTGAACTGGTTCACCAGGGGCTGGCGCACGGGCGATATCAATCAGGGAGATACCTTTAATTCGCAAAATATCTAG
- a CDS encoding BamA/TamA family outer membrane protein: MSTTLFLALLTGCTGLRNVTDGSHLYTGYKLDTDSVQFLSDRSETRSELKNLFNIKPNTKLLWMRPLLSLHHTVREPKKKNNFRYWLKYKLGEPPTLIEDINLQDIGIAIENRLQNRGNFNARADFEMISKRKTAKVNYFISPGKPYTLRSIHYPEGSPGISGDIHKLRPESILKEGQPYDLKNFDSERSRIEKILKDKGYFNFNADYLLFTADTTAGNRQMDTWLNFKPEMPAEASTVFSFNDIYVFDDYSLQDYRPDTMRVGNYFYASETHRFRPQSILNFVFFEKDSIYSRADHYYTLRRLMGVGAFKYASARFVPDESLPGKLNVNVLLTPVRKISLSTEMSASVKSDNYAGPGLNLNFKDHNLFGGAELLSLTFAGYFDVQFGGDSKGQYSYELLLNASLTFPKFAPFKFKEKAQKHLAPKTILTIGGGTYTRVSLYEMYSLNVALGYSWKPRENITHELNPVDIGFTNLAESSAEFDQFLLDNPNVAKSFEEQFIIGTSYSFTNSRIDLRNRKNSIYLSETIDLAGNLASLFARMIHGSPPDPENPYKLLGLTYSQFIKITSELRYFYTPNSRHQIAFRLVAGCGLPYRNSSTIPYSRQYYVGGTNSIRAFLARSVGPGTYNPPDSVSDINVDQTGDIRLESNIEYRFGIVRFFKGALFLDAGNTWLVNEDPQRPGGQFSVNTFYKDIAIGSGFGFRIDLNFIIFRIDLAFPLYKPYLPEGDRWIFDKIEFENSTWRQDNLIWNIAIGYPF, translated from the coding sequence GCGACCTCTTCTGAGTTTACATCACACGGTAAGGGAACCAAAAAAGAAGAATAATTTTCGGTACTGGCTGAAATACAAGCTGGGAGAGCCTCCAACCCTGATAGAAGATATCAATCTGCAGGACATTGGCATTGCCATCGAAAACAGGTTACAGAACAGAGGGAATTTTAATGCCAGGGCTGACTTTGAAATGATCAGCAAGCGTAAAACAGCAAAAGTGAACTATTTCATTTCGCCCGGAAAGCCCTACACGTTGAGGTCGATCCATTACCCTGAAGGAAGCCCCGGAATTTCAGGTGATATTCATAAGCTCCGGCCAGAATCAATACTGAAAGAGGGGCAACCGTATGATCTGAAAAATTTTGACAGCGAGCGAAGCCGCATTGAAAAGATCCTGAAAGATAAGGGATATTTTAATTTCAATGCGGATTACCTGCTTTTTACTGCAGATACCACCGCAGGAAACCGGCAGATGGATACGTGGTTGAATTTTAAACCTGAAATGCCTGCTGAAGCATCTACAGTGTTCAGTTTTAATGATATCTATGTCTTTGATGATTATTCGCTTCAGGATTATCGACCCGACACTATGCGGGTAGGCAACTACTTTTATGCGTCGGAAACACACAGGTTCCGTCCTCAATCCATTCTTAACTTTGTTTTTTTTGAGAAAGACAGCATTTACTCACGAGCCGATCATTATTATACACTCAGACGCCTGATGGGTGTCGGGGCTTTTAAATATGCATCTGCAAGGTTTGTACCCGATGAATCCCTTCCGGGAAAATTGAATGTGAATGTTTTACTGACCCCTGTCAGGAAAATTTCCCTGAGCACTGAAATGAGTGCTTCCGTTAAATCCGACAACTATGCGGGCCCCGGTCTTAACCTGAATTTCAAGGACCATAATCTATTTGGTGGCGCCGAACTATTGTCGCTGACTTTTGCCGGTTATTTTGATGTCCAGTTCGGAGGTGACTCAAAAGGGCAATATTCCTATGAATTGCTTTTAAATGCTTCTCTGACGTTCCCTAAATTCGCCCCATTTAAGTTTAAGGAAAAAGCTCAGAAGCACCTGGCACCCAAAACGATTTTAACCATCGGCGGAGGAACCTATACAAGGGTATCCCTTTACGAAATGTATTCACTGAATGTGGCGCTGGGATACAGCTGGAAGCCAAGGGAGAACATTACCCACGAATTAAATCCGGTGGATATTGGCTTTACCAATCTCGCGGAATCTTCGGCCGAATTTGATCAGTTCCTGCTTGATAATCCAAACGTAGCCAAAAGTTTTGAGGAACAGTTCATCATTGGAACAAGCTATAGCTTTACAAACAGCCGCATCGATCTGCGAAACAGGAAAAACAGTATTTACCTGAGCGAGACCATCGACCTTGCCGGCAATTTAGCCAGCCTTTTCGCCAGGATGATTCACGGCTCCCCCCCGGATCCTGAAAACCCATATAAACTTCTTGGACTGACGTATTCGCAGTTTATCAAGATTACCAGCGAACTGAGGTATTTTTATACACCCAATTCAAGACACCAGATAGCCTTTCGACTGGTTGCAGGCTGTGGGCTGCCTTACAGAAATTCTTCAACCATACCCTATTCCAGGCAGTATTATGTGGGCGGCACCAACAGTATCAGGGCATTTCTGGCAAGATCGGTGGGCCCGGGAACCTATAATCCACCTGACAGTGTGAGCGATATAAATGTCGATCAGACCGGAGATATCCGGCTTGAATCAAACATCGAATACCGATTTGGCATTGTCAGGTTCTTTAAAGGGGCGTTATTTCTCGATGCTGGTAATACATGGCTCGTGAATGAGGATCCGCAGAGGCCCGGAGGTCAATTCAGTGTAAATACCTTTTATAAAGACATTGCCATCGGCTCTGGATTCGGATTCCGGATCGATCTTAATTTTATCATATTCCGCATTGATCTGGCTTTTCCTTTATACAAACCATACCTGCCCGAAGGGGACCGCTGGATTTTTGATAAAATAGAATTTGAAAATTCAACATGGCGCCAGGATAACCTTATATGGAACATTGCGATAGGATATCCCTTCTGA